One part of the Magnetovibrio sp. PR-2 genome encodes these proteins:
- a CDS encoding M23 family metallopeptidase: MMLRGMTVAAVLITGAYTYAQLNDDAGSALAPAAQASSAPTSVPYTPMRMAKAPLSVGNPVTASAIDKLQDTRVAALATAIPEAKPEPAPQVVEPQVYKTAIKIKSGDTLSKALRRAGAKPSDAETAIRALKGHFDPRNLKAGQKVYISYSPTLDQDADAFVGFELELDYATRLSVAPAPEGGFEAHEIERNLITEHVRAEGVIDWSLFKAGSDAGVPASTMAEMVRAFSWDVDFQRDIRKNDRFEIMFEQKHDEDGKVVHNGKIVYAALELSGDRKPIFLHTLKDGKTDYFNDKGQSAKKALMRTPIDGARLSSHFGKRRHPILGYTKKHIGTDFAAPPGTPIYAAGDGVVDFAAWKGGYGKYIRIRHNSEYSTAYAHMRAFKRGMGKGKRVKQGQVIGYVGTTGRSTGPHLHYEIMRRGVKVNPMRIKMPSGKKLKGQELARFQDSRERLMVQWASLKTPGPELAQR; encoded by the coding sequence ATGATGTTGAGGGGAATGACCGTTGCGGCGGTCTTGATTACGGGTGCATATACATATGCACAATTGAACGATGACGCAGGAAGCGCGCTGGCGCCTGCTGCACAAGCGTCTTCGGCGCCTACCTCCGTTCCTTATACACCAATGCGCATGGCGAAAGCGCCGCTGTCGGTCGGCAACCCCGTCACGGCCAGCGCCATCGACAAACTGCAAGACACCCGCGTCGCCGCCCTGGCGACGGCAATCCCCGAAGCGAAACCAGAACCGGCCCCTCAAGTTGTTGAGCCGCAGGTCTACAAAACCGCCATCAAAATCAAATCGGGCGACACCCTATCCAAAGCCTTGCGCCGCGCAGGTGCGAAGCCTTCTGACGCCGAAACGGCGATCCGTGCACTCAAAGGTCATTTTGATCCGCGCAATTTGAAGGCCGGGCAAAAGGTTTATATCAGTTACAGCCCGACGCTGGACCAAGACGCAGATGCATTTGTCGGCTTTGAATTGGAATTGGATTACGCCACACGCCTCAGCGTCGCCCCTGCCCCGGAAGGTGGGTTTGAAGCGCATGAGATTGAGCGCAACCTCATCACCGAACATGTCCGCGCCGAAGGCGTGATTGACTGGAGCCTGTTTAAGGCCGGGTCCGACGCCGGTGTGCCGGCCTCGACCATGGCTGAAATGGTGCGTGCCTTTTCCTGGGATGTGGACTTCCAACGCGACATCCGCAAAAACGACCGTTTCGAAATCATGTTTGAACAAAAACATGATGAAGACGGCAAGGTCGTGCACAACGGCAAGATCGTCTACGCTGCTTTGGAGCTTTCAGGGGATCGCAAGCCGATCTTTCTGCACACGCTGAAAGACGGCAAAACGGATTACTTTAACGACAAGGGTCAAAGTGCCAAGAAAGCTTTGATGCGCACCCCCATTGATGGAGCCCGTCTGTCATCACACTTCGGCAAACGCCGCCATCCGATTTTGGGCTACACCAAGAAACATATCGGCACCGATTTTGCCGCACCGCCGGGCACACCGATTTACGCAGCCGGTGACGGCGTTGTTGATTTTGCCGCTTGGAAAGGTGGGTATGGGAAATATATCCGTATCCGCCACAACTCCGAATACTCAACAGCGTACGCGCACATGCGGGCGTTCAAGCGTGGCATGGGCAAAGGCAAGCGCGTCAAGCAGGGCCAAGTGATCGGCTATGTCGGCACGACTGGCCGTTCGACCGGCCCGCATCTGCACTACGAAATCATGCGCCGCGGTGTAAAGGTCAATCCCATGCGCATCAAGATGCCGTCCGGCAAAAAGCTTAAGGGACAAGAGTTGGCGCGATTCCAAGACAGCCGCGAACGGCTCATGGTCCAATGGGCAAGCCTGAAGACACCAGGACCGGAATTGGCACAGCGCTAA
- a CDS encoding M48 family metallopeptidase — translation MPSMSAQSDPVSFAARYYDGRQAVAHNVSVQISGTALILISENGSVLDTWALTDLELGDRSKDWVRVAKKGSEARLSLNDPRAFDVLLALAPNIMTRQKRLRRGMLLAVVSTIAVIAGVYFAIPVITKGIVAIVPPSVEVRLGDGSSKAIVDMVASAKDKPLCDKPQGSTALGRMTDTLANHTDGSFPYRVKVLNVDMSNAIALPGGHIFLFKGLLEKAETPEEIAGVLAHEMAHVDLRHSLHGLVHQAGLGVLSDMMFGGSSMGSLSGFVVGASYTREAEAAADEQAVRTLRDAGISTQGFAAFFERLHSQEAKAGFGLPAFMSTHPPSDKRAKLAQSALPSRIELLSPTQWKDFQSICE, via the coding sequence ATGCCTTCGATGTCGGCGCAATCTGATCCGGTTTCTTTTGCGGCCAGATACTACGATGGCCGCCAAGCTGTCGCCCACAATGTGAGTGTGCAGATCAGTGGGACGGCTCTGATCCTCATTTCCGAAAACGGCTCTGTTTTGGATACATGGGCGTTGACGGATCTTGAACTTGGCGATCGCTCCAAAGATTGGGTGCGGGTTGCCAAAAAAGGCAGCGAAGCCCGTTTGTCATTGAACGACCCCCGCGCGTTTGATGTTTTGCTTGCCCTGGCTCCCAATATCATGACCCGCCAAAAAAGGCTGCGCCGGGGCATGCTCTTGGCTGTGGTGAGCACCATTGCCGTCATCGCTGGGGTTTATTTTGCCATTCCGGTTATCACGAAAGGGATTGTGGCTATAGTTCCGCCGTCGGTCGAAGTTCGGCTCGGCGATGGTAGCTCAAAGGCGATTGTCGATATGGTCGCGAGCGCCAAGGACAAACCGCTTTGCGACAAGCCTCAAGGCTCAACCGCCTTGGGCCGCATGACCGATACTTTGGCGAACCACACGGACGGATCGTTCCCGTATCGGGTCAAGGTTCTCAATGTGGATATGTCCAACGCGATTGCCTTGCCAGGGGGGCATATCTTTTTGTTCAAAGGCTTGTTGGAAAAAGCCGAAACCCCGGAAGAGATCGCGGGTGTCTTGGCCCATGAAATGGCGCACGTGGACCTGCGTCATTCCTTGCACGGTTTGGTCCATCAAGCCGGGCTTGGTGTTTTGTCCGATATGATGTTCGGTGGCAGTTCCATGGGAAGCTTGTCGGGCTTTGTCGTGGGGGCGTCCTATACCCGCGAAGCAGAGGCGGCTGCTGACGAACAGGCCGTGCGCACGCTTCGCGATGCCGGTATCAGCACGCAGGGGTTCGCGGCGTTTTTCGAACGCCTTCATAGCCAAGAAGCCAAAGCAGGGTTTGGTTTGCCTGCGTTTATGTCAACCCACCCACCCAGCGACAAACGTGCAAAACTGGCCCAGTCCGCTCTGCCGTCACGCATTGAACTTTTGAGCCCCACACAATGGAAAGACTTTCAGTCCATCTGTGAGTAA
- a CDS encoding EAL domain-containing response regulator, whose amino-acid sequence MSDTLKTAISGYSYLVVDDEEFIRTLVERILKSLGAENIRTAEGGKAALQTIDADGAPDIVLCDLNMPEMDGIEFLRHLVEREFKGGIAMISGEDKRILETAQELGKAQNLNILGALSKPITPPELTKLLDQFSHEAKTHGPRPGITVLPEELKAALDGGKITAHFQPKVSVQTKELIGVETLVRWIDPDKGFIPPDAFISVAEENGLIDQLTNTVLNVAMDQGAAWLASGLDIKIAVNLSVDNLNRLDLPEFIIETAQHAGMNPSHVVLEVTESRLMQDIVKPLEILTRLRLKGLALSIDDFGTGHSSMEQLKRIPFTELKIDRAFVNGAHNDDTARSILESSVTLAKKLGMTIVAEGVEDQEDWDLVESLGIDLIQGYFVCRPLPGPDLQDWLKEWG is encoded by the coding sequence ATGTCTGATACTCTCAAAACAGCCATTTCCGGTTATTCATATCTTGTCGTTGATGACGAAGAATTCATCCGTACGTTGGTTGAACGCATTCTCAAAAGCTTAGGCGCAGAAAATATCCGCACCGCTGAAGGCGGCAAAGCGGCCCTGCAAACTATTGATGCGGATGGTGCACCGGACATCGTTCTCTGTGATCTCAACATGCCTGAAATGGACGGGATCGAATTCTTGCGCCACTTGGTCGAACGCGAGTTCAAGGGTGGTATCGCAATGATCAGTGGCGAAGATAAACGCATTTTGGAAACGGCACAGGAACTGGGCAAAGCCCAAAACCTCAATATCTTAGGCGCCCTGTCCAAGCCCATCACACCACCGGAGCTTACCAAACTGCTCGATCAGTTTAGTCACGAGGCCAAGACGCACGGTCCGCGCCCCGGCATCACAGTCTTACCGGAAGAACTCAAAGCCGCGCTGGACGGTGGAAAAATCACCGCGCATTTTCAACCGAAGGTGTCGGTCCAAACCAAAGAACTCATTGGTGTGGAAACATTGGTGCGCTGGATTGACCCGGACAAAGGCTTTATCCCCCCGGATGCCTTTATTTCTGTCGCCGAAGAAAATGGCCTGATCGACCAACTGACTAACACGGTCCTCAACGTCGCCATGGATCAAGGTGCAGCATGGCTCGCCAGCGGCCTCGACATCAAGATCGCCGTCAACTTATCCGTGGATAACTTGAACCGATTGGACTTGCCGGAATTCATTATAGAAACAGCCCAGCATGCCGGAATGAACCCAAGCCACGTCGTCTTGGAAGTCACCGAAAGCCGTTTGATGCAAGACATCGTCAAGCCGTTGGAAATCCTGACGCGCCTCAGACTAAAAGGTTTGGCGCTCAGCATTGACGATTTTGGCACCGGTCATTCATCTATGGAGCAGCTGAAACGCATTCCGTTCACCGAGTTGAAAATCGACCGCGCTTTTGTGAACGGCGCACACAATGACGATACGGCCCGTTCCATCTTGGAATCCAGCGTCACGCTCGCCAAAAAACTTGGTATGACCATCGTTGCGGAGGGGGTCGAGGATCAAGAAGACTGGGATTTGGTCGAAAGCCTAGGGATCGATTTGATCCAAGGGTATTTCGTCTGTCGCCCATTGCCGGGCCCAGACCTCCAAGATTGGCTGAAGGAATGGGGCTGA
- a CDS encoding alpha/beta fold hydrolase: protein MHTATPVELSFQELGQGDPLLILHGLFGSKRNWGAIAKKLSQHHRVISLDLRNHGDSPWVDGMNYQDLAADVAAFIKRHALGACTVMGHSMGGKTAMILALTHPELVKRMIVVDMAPVERETGFNAYIEAMANVPLAECDSRADVEAHIEDVVRDKMVRTFLVQNVVRGENGFEWRINLAALDAGMDDIADFPEPQGCHSYKGPVQFVAGAASDYVQPHHITEIERLFPKAQVAHIPGAGHWLHAEAPELFLREVTDFLQRN, encoded by the coding sequence ATGCACACCGCCACCCCCGTTGAATTGTCGTTTCAAGAGCTTGGCCAAGGAGATCCCTTGCTGATCTTACATGGCCTGTTCGGCTCCAAACGCAACTGGGGCGCGATTGCGAAAAAGCTCAGCCAGCATCACCGGGTGATCAGTTTGGATTTACGCAATCACGGCGACAGCCCGTGGGTGGACGGCATGAACTATCAAGACTTGGCCGCCGACGTCGCGGCCTTCATCAAACGCCATGCCTTGGGCGCGTGCACCGTCATGGGCCATTCCATGGGTGGCAAGACGGCGATGATTTTGGCACTGACCCATCCCGAATTGGTCAAGCGCATGATCGTCGTCGACATGGCCCCGGTGGAGCGTGAAACGGGATTTAACGCCTACATCGAAGCCATGGCCAACGTGCCCTTGGCCGAATGCGACAGCCGTGCGGATGTGGAGGCGCACATCGAAGACGTGGTCCGCGACAAAATGGTGCGCACCTTCTTGGTTCAAAACGTGGTGCGGGGTGAAAATGGCTTTGAGTGGCGCATCAATTTAGCCGCGCTCGACGCAGGCATGGACGACATCGCCGACTTCCCCGAACCCCAAGGTTGTCACAGCTATAAAGGTCCGGTGCAATTCGTTGCAGGCGCGGCGTCCGATTACGTCCAGCCCCACCACATCACCGAGATTGAACGCCTGTTCCCCAAAGCCCAAGTGGCCCACATTCCCGGTGCCGGACATTGGCTTCATGCCGAAGCGCCGGAGCTGTTCCTGCGTGAAGTGACTGACTTTTTGCAGCGAAACTAA
- a CDS encoding YjgN family protein — translation MSDIETTTDDTENPQVTDAVTQASPVPQSRPLIKNHTELGPMFKIVLTNFALTIVTLGIYRFWGKTRLRQYLWGHVEIMGDRLEYTGTGKELFFGFLFVFIVILLPFFLFISFIDVVYADNEVVRVTVSSVQTIVIIFLVGAAWYRARRYRLTRTHWRGIYGNQSGSAVHYGLIAIGCYFLVGLTAGLIWPVCSVWLRSYEMNHTWIGDQQPEFQPQVSALYGPFLKAWFLGALSIGGLFLLLFGMMFILPLFASVLAPIGYVGIILTVVGWFFWYRGKAYDHFVSSTRFINHDVTSAITGGGFMRLSVGNFLILLFSLGLASPFVYRRYLNYVENRVGLSGDGDFSDLLQSEIGKPTRGEGLADAFDVGAI, via the coding sequence ATGAGCGATATAGAGACCACCACGGACGACACCGAGAACCCACAAGTTACAGATGCCGTGACGCAGGCGAGCCCCGTGCCGCAATCGCGCCCCTTAATCAAAAACCACACCGAACTGGGGCCGATGTTTAAAATCGTGCTGACCAATTTTGCGCTGACAATTGTAACGTTGGGGATTTATCGGTTCTGGGGCAAGACGCGGTTGCGCCAATACCTATGGGGCCATGTGGAGATCATGGGGGACCGGCTGGAGTACACAGGCACGGGCAAAGAGCTGTTCTTTGGGTTTTTGTTTGTGTTCATCGTGATCTTGTTACCGTTCTTTTTGTTTATCAGCTTCATAGATGTGGTGTATGCGGATAATGAAGTGGTGAGAGTCACGGTCAGTTCCGTGCAAACGATCGTCATCATTTTTTTGGTCGGTGCAGCCTGGTATCGCGCGAGGCGATACCGCTTAACCAGAACGCATTGGCGCGGAATTTACGGCAATCAAAGTGGTTCGGCTGTTCACTATGGCTTGATCGCCATAGGTTGTTATTTTTTAGTCGGGCTCACGGCAGGTCTGATATGGCCCGTGTGTAGTGTCTGGTTAAGGTCGTATGAAATGAACCATACGTGGATTGGCGATCAGCAGCCGGAGTTTCAACCTCAAGTCAGCGCACTCTATGGTCCTTTCCTTAAGGCTTGGTTCTTGGGCGCATTATCCATTGGGGGGCTGTTTTTGTTGTTGTTTGGCATGATGTTTATCTTGCCGCTCTTTGCCAGTGTTCTGGCCCCGATTGGATACGTTGGGATTATCTTGACGGTTGTCGGATGGTTTTTTTGGTATAGGGGGAAAGCTTACGACCACTTTGTCTCAAGTACGCGTTTCATCAATCACGATGTGACGAGTGCGATTACGGGTGGCGGTTTTATGCGCTTGAGCGTAGGGAATTTCCTGATCTTGTTGTTCAGTTTAGGCTTAGCCTCTCCATTTGTGTATCGGCGGTACTTGAACTACGTGGAGAACCGTGTTGGTTTATCCGGCGACGGTGATTTCTCAGATTTGCTGCAAAGTGAAATCGGCAAACCCACACGTGGAGAAGGATTGGCGGATGCCTTCGATGTCGGCGCAATCTGA
- a CDS encoding response regulator translates to MTTLDLSNLPILLVDDEAFIRSLVMRMLNEMGYQKITQAADGVEASKALLSATPPIAAIILDLEMPNVGGFEFLKFVRNAQEVPNKKIPIVVLTGHSNRDNIIQAAKLGIHGFLVKPVSKTMLDKKLKHALTAPMIDPALIPNG, encoded by the coding sequence ATGACGACATTGGACTTATCAAACCTTCCTATTTTACTGGTGGACGACGAAGCGTTCATTCGCTCGCTGGTGATGCGCATGCTCAATGAAATGGGCTATCAAAAGATCACCCAGGCCGCCGACGGTGTAGAAGCCTCCAAAGCATTGCTGAGTGCCACCCCGCCCATAGCGGCCATCATTTTGGATTTGGAAATGCCCAACGTCGGCGGCTTCGAATTTTTAAAATTTGTGCGAAACGCACAAGAGGTTCCCAACAAAAAAATTCCCATTGTGGTCCTGACGGGGCATTCCAACCGTGACAATATTATCCAGGCCGCAAAGCTTGGCATTCACGGGTTTTTGGTTAAACCGGTTTCCAAAACCATGTTGGATAAAAAACTTAAACATGCACTGACCGCGCCAATGATTGATCCCGCGCTCATTCCAAACGGATAG